The following proteins are encoded in a genomic region of Arcobacter suis CECT 7833:
- a CDS encoding c-type cytochrome, with translation MKYLFVIFFLLGSTLYANEVEQNQLENKQPELNQPEEKHPENLMDINNSFITKYEYGKMLYNNPRGIGCNSCHGNDARGRKMVDFKQMHEKKIYNCTLVVPDIKNIDYETFSIKVNSKKNPNLKFEKEQVCEKLIHYANVMPTYFLVEEEIEAIFYYIQNIK, from the coding sequence ATGAAATATTTATTTGTAATTTTTTTCCTTCTTGGTTCAACTCTTTATGCCAATGAAGTTGAACAAAATCAATTAGAAAATAAACAACCAGAATTAAATCAACCAGAAGAAAAACATCCAGAAAATTTAATGGATATTAATAACTCTTTTATTACAAAATATGAGTATGGTAAAATGCTTTATAATAATCCAAGAGGAATAGGCTGTAATAGTTGTCATGGAAATGATGCAAGAGGTAGGAAGATGGTTGATTTTAAACAGATGCATGAGAAAAAAATTTATAATTGTACTTTGGTTGTTCCTGATATAAAAAATATAGATTATGAAACTTTTTCAATAAAAGTAAATTCTAAAAAGAATCCAAATTTAAAATTTGAAAAAGAGCAAGTATGTGAAAAATTAATTCATTATGCTAATGTAATGCCAACATACTTTTTAGTTGAAGAAGAGATAGAGGCTATTTTTTATTATATACAAAATATAAAATAG
- a CDS encoding NUDIX domain-containing protein → MINVIEDLKISELKDTKFIHPIKVTYNQNGKNKTWEAVRSHNSVAILLYHVEKKAFLLVKQFRIPVFLNDSSKTFTYELCAGLVDKDKSLEEIAQEEIDEECGYHVKINDISKITSFYTNVGISGACQYLFFAEIDESMKIHDGGGINDEQIEVMFLPIEEAEEFIFDESKAKTPGLMFSFYWFFKNIDKIGVK, encoded by the coding sequence ATGATAAATGTAATTGAAGATTTAAAAATAAGTGAGTTAAAAGATACAAAATTTATTCATCCAATAAAAGTAACATATAATCAAAATGGAAAAAATAAAACTTGGGAAGCTGTACGAAGTCATAATAGCGTTGCAATTCTTTTATATCATGTTGAGAAAAAAGCTTTTTTGCTTGTAAAGCAGTTTAGAATTCCAGTTTTTTTAAATGACAGTTCTAAAACATTTACTTATGAATTGTGTGCTGGATTAGTGGATAAAGATAAATCCTTAGAAGAAATAGCACAAGAAGAAATAGATGAAGAGTGTGGATACCATGTTAAAATAAATGATATCTCAAAAATAACTTCATTTTATACAAATGTGGGAATTAGTGGAGCTTGTCAATACTTATTTTTTGCAGAAATTGATGAATCAATGAAAATTCATGATGGCGGCGGAATTAACGATGAGCAAATTGAAGTTATGTTTTTGCCAATTGAAGAAGCTGAGGAATTTATTTTTGATGAATCAAAAGCTAAAACACCTGGGTTAATGTTTAGCTTTTATTGGTTTTTTAAAAATATAGATAAAATAGGAGTTAAATGA